The bacterium genome includes a window with the following:
- a CDS encoding T9SS type A sorting domain-containing protein, producing MLKRSTRVGFIGICLINFVAIVNASAPDTLWTRTYGGIGGDEGMSVQQTSDGGFIVAGATNSFGAGGWDVYLIRVNSSGDTVWTRTFGGPGDESGNSVQQTFDGGFIIACAGGDMLIKTNSNGNILWTTSGEYAYSVQQTSDTGFIVAGQSSGNVYLRKTNSSGGTIWAKTYGGTSNDGAYSVQQTYDGGFVVAGWTRSFGAGGADVYLIKTNFSGDTVWTKTYGGTDQDMGTSVQQTSDSGFIITGYTRSFGAGNWDVYLIRTNSLGNTLWTKTYYGGISQNMAYSVRQTSDGGFIIAENGVENLIKTNSSGDVLWTGTYGGMYFNANSVQQTSDNGFIVAGWEWFFGAGGDDAYLIRLGKEPAGIKEKILTAKKEEFKVSPNLFNYSTTVKYSLPIKTIVSLKIHDITGREVQTLVNEQKEAGNYDINFSAKGFSTGIYFIKLTTENFSQTEKIVIAR from the coding sequence ATGTTAAAACGTTCAACGAGAGTGGGTTTTATAGGAATATGTTTAATTAACTTTGTTGCTATTGTAAACGCATCAGCCCCGGATACCCTATGGACAAGAACTTATGGTGGTATAGGTGGAGACGAGGGAATGTCAGTTCAACAGACTTCGGACGGAGGGTTTATAGTTGCAGGTGCAACAAATTCTTTCGGAGCAGGTGGATGGGATGTTTATCTTATTCGAGTTAACTCTTCTGGTGATACTGTCTGGACAAGAACTTTCGGCGGACCTGGCGATGAGTCGGGCAATTCAGTTCAGCAGACTTTTGACGGCGGATTTATTATTGCCTGTGCCGGAGGAGATATGTTAATAAAAACCAATTCTAATGGAAATATACTTTGGACAACGAGTGGGGAATATGCTTATTCGGTTCAACAGACTTCTGATACTGGATTTATTGTTGCAGGACAGTCAAGCGGAAATGTCTATCTTAGAAAAACTAATTCTTCAGGTGGTACAATATGGGCAAAAACTTATGGTGGAACAAGCAATGATGGCGCTTATTCAGTTCAACAAACCTATGACGGAGGATTTGTTGTCGCAGGATGGACACGCTCTTTCGGAGCAGGCGGAGCCGATGTCTATCTTATAAAAACGAATTTTTCAGGTGACACAGTCTGGACAAAAACTTATGGTGGAACTGATCAGGATATGGGTACTTCCGTTCAGCAAACTTCTGATAGCGGGTTTATTATTACAGGTTATACACGCTCTTTTGGAGCAGGTAATTGGGATGTTTATCTCATCAGGACAAATTCTTTAGGGAATACTCTTTGGACAAAAACTTATTATGGTGGAATTAGTCAAAACATGGCTTATTCAGTTCGACAGACTTCAGATGGGGGATTTATTATCGCAGAAAATGGTGTTGAGAATCTTATAAAAACAAATTCTTCTGGGGATGTTTTATGGACGGGAACCTATGGTGGAATGTATTTTAATGCTAATTCAGTTCAACAGACTTCCGACAATGGTTTCATAGTTGCAGGATGGGAATGGTTTTTTGGTGCCGGCGGGGATGATGCATATTTAATAAGACTTGGTAAGGAACCGGCAGGAATCAAAGAAAAAATATTGACTGCTAAGAAAGAAGAATTTAAAGTTTCTCCTAATCTATTTAATTACTCCACAACCGTAAAATATTCACTCCCTATTAAAACCATAGTTTCTCTTAAAATCCACGATATTACTGGCAGAGAGGTGCAAACACTTGTTAATGAGCAGAAAGAGGCAGGAAATTATGATATCAATTTCTCCGCTAAAGGCTTCTCAACTGGAATTTATTTTATAAAACTTACAACAGAGAATTTTAGCCAAACAGAAAAAATAGTAATTGCCCGTTAA
- a CDS encoding fibrobacter succinogenes major paralogous domain-containing protein codes for MKIGNYISKQGQLIFIALLFIGFTGKVSMAQMTDKDGNTYKTVKIGNQEWMAENLNVSYYRNGDPIPQVQDANEWSNLSTGAWCYYENNTESGKTYGKLYNWYAVNDPRGLAPEGWHIPTDREWAILTDRLGGESVAGGKMKESGRSHWLRTNANATNESGFSALPDGCRLGKFLVMGILGHWWSTMEYNTTDGCTRYMSCDDDGVFRGNLNKKSGLSVRCVKGRPVKYFSLTQMTDKDGNTYKTVKIGKQEWMAENLNVSYYRNGDPIPQVQDAEEWTNLNTGAWCYYENNAENGKTYGKLYNWYAVNDPRGLAPEGWHIPTHNEWTILTDCLRGRYVAGGEMKEAGTTHWKSPNGEATNESGFSALPGGGRGTFRGVFYDGGAFSDMGICGYWWSTTEDSYGVGALTLHIRYFNAYVDSYGCYETFGFSVRCVRD; via the coding sequence ATGAAAATAGGTAACTATATTTCAAAACAAGGGCAATTAATCTTTATAGCTCTTTTGTTTATAGGTTTTACCGGTAAAGTAAGTATGGCACAAATGACTGATAAAGACGGTAATACCTATAAAACGGTAAAAATAGGTAACCAAGAATGGATGGCAGAAAACCTGAATGTAAGCTATTATCGCAATGGTGACCCCATACCACAAGTACAAGACGCAAATGAATGGAGCAACTTAAGCACAGGTGCGTGGTGCTATTATGAAAACAATACGGAAAGCGGAAAAACCTACGGCAAATTATATAACTGGTATGCAGTAAACGACCCACGTGGGTTAGCACCCGAAGGTTGGCATATACCTACCGATCGCGAATGGGCAATTCTTACAGACCGTTTAGGTGGAGAAAGTGTGGCAGGCGGTAAAATGAAAGAATCAGGCAGAAGTCATTGGTTACGTACTAACGCCAACGCAACCAACGAAAGTGGTTTTTCGGCGCTTCCGGATGGTTGTCGCTTAGGTAAGTTCCTCGTTATGGGAATCCTTGGTCACTGGTGGTCTACTATGGAGTACAATACCACGGATGGATGTACCCGTTACATGTCCTGCGATGACGATGGTGTGTTCCGTGGTAATCTCAACAAGAAGTCTGGTCTTAGCGTTCGTTGCGTCAAGGGTCGTCCGGTAAAATATTTTTCCTTAACTCAAATGACTGATAAAGACGGAAATACCTATAAAACGGTAAAGATAGGTAAACAGGAATGGATGGCAGAAAACCTGAACGTAAGCTATTATCGCAATGGTGACCCCATACCGCAAGTGCAAGACGCAGAGGAATGGACAAACTTAAACACTGGCGCATGGTGTTATTATGAAAACAATGCGGAAAATGGGAAAACTTATGGCAAGTTATATAATTGGTACGCTGTAAACGACCCACGTGGTTTAGCCCCTGAAGGCTGGCACATACCTACCCATAATGAATGGACAATTCTTACCGACTGTTTGCGTGGAAGATATGTGGCAGGAGGAGAAATGAAAGAAGCAGGCACAACACATTGGAAAAGCCCTAACGGTGAGGCAACTAACGAAAGTGGTTTTTCGGCGCTTCCGGGTGGTGGTCGCGGCACCTTTAGAGGTGTGTTCTACGATGGTGGTGCGTTCAGCGATATGGGGATCTGCGGTTACTGGTGGTCTACTACGGAGGACAGTTACGGGGTAGGTGCATTGACACTTCACATACGCTACTTTAACGCTTATGTTGACTCTTATGGCTGCTACGAGACTTTTGGTTTTAGTGTCCGGTGCGTCAGGGATTAA